The Sinorhizobium sojae CCBAU 05684 DNA window CTTTGCATTCCTGGGCTTTACCTTTATCTGCGGGAAATCGCGCAAAGGGCGCTTCCAGCTTAGACGGAAGACCCGAGGCGACCGCATGCGGGTGAAGCTCAAGGACATCAAGGTGGAGCTACGGCGGCGCATGCATTGGCCAATCCCAAACAGGGGAAATGGCTGGAGCAACTCGTAAAAGGACACTTCGGCTACTTTGCGGTTCCAACGAATATCCGGGCGCTCACGGCGTTCAGGTACCGCGTGATCGACCTCTGGCGACGATCGCTACGGCGGCGTAGCCAGAAGGACGATGCAACGTGGGAACGGGTCGCAGAGCTAGCCGACGACTACCTTCCCAAGCCTTGCAACCTTCATCCATGGCCGAGCGTCCGCTTCGCCGTCAGTCACCCAAGGTAGGAGCCACGTGCGGGAAAGCCGCCCGCGTGGATCTGTGCGGGGTTGCGCCTTGCAAGCGCGTTGAAGTCAGCCGTCTGAGATGACGGCCGCGGCAAAGCCTAGCGAGCAGCCGCGTACCAAGTCTTGCGTGGCGTCCGGTAACGGCCGTTGCGAAGCGTAGACAGGGAGGTTGTAGGCCGGAACAGCAGTGAACGGGAAGATAGCCCCGAAATCGATCGTGATCGGAGTAGCCGACCCCATCCCCGTTGGGGGAAGGCGGAATCGAAGGCCGCGTCTTCGCGAGTGGCCTGAGGTACTCCCGGGGTTCGTACCGCCAGCATACAACCGAAGGCATTGACGTGAACAAGGGAGATCCATCCGGCTCAAGCGTAAACTTGTAGGACCTGACAAGCCGATGAGGTGAGAAGGGACTGATGGTCGGGTGGAAGTCAGACTGACTGATAGTACTCCGAGGTCGGGAGAGCCGGCCACATGGGGAAGCGGTCAGCGGTAGTTGAAGTGTTCTTGGGCAACATGGGCTCCATCCAACGGGAGACGAGGCCTTTCATGTAATGGAAAGATAAAGCTGACCATGGAAACAGAACTTGACCGCATAGAAGCGAAAGCTCGGTGTGAGCCGAAGCTCCGCTTTACGTCGCTTGCCCATCACATCACGCGTGACCGAGTGCAGAGGAATCTTACAAGGGTTCCGAACCGTTCGGCGGTCGGGGTGGATAGGCAGACGGTGGAGGCGGCGAAGGAAAGCTTTGGAGAATGGATCGAGCCGATGCTTCAATCCATTCACCGTCAGGGGTATCGCGCGCCGGCAGTCCGGCGGGTTTATATCCCCAAGCCCGGAAAGACGGAGAAACGCCCGCTCGGGGTGCCAACCGTATCGGACCGGGCGCTTCAGCGTAGCACCGCTGAGGTGCTGTCCGCGATCTACGAGCAGGACTTTCTGCCTTGCTCGTTCGGGGGCAGGCCAGAGCGCAGCGCCCACCATGCTCTGTCGACCCTCAACGAGGTGATCTCCGGTGGTATGACGGGCTGGGTGCTGGAGGCGGACCTGAAGAATTTCTTCGGGAGTTTGTCCCATGAGTGGATGCTCCGGTTTATCGAACATCGAGTCGGGGATCCGCGCCTGATCAGCTTGATCAGACGCTGGTTGAAAGCGGGCGTCCTTGAGGACGGAGCTGTCCACCCGAGTGACGAAGGAACTACACAAGGCGGTTCGATCAGCGTCCTGCTGAGCAACGTTTACCTGCACTATGTCCTGGACCTTTGGTTCGAGCGCGTCGTGAAGACCCGGTTACGGGGCGAGGCTCGGCTGGTGCGCTACATCGACGACTTTGTGATCTGCTTCCAATATCGCTCGGACGCACTTCGCGTCGAGGAGGCCCTGCGCCACAGGCTGGGGAAATTTGGCCTCACGCTTGAGCCGACCAAGACCAAACTGGTCGAGTTTGGCCGGTTCGCACAGCGGCACGCGGGCAAGCACGGCAGAAACCGCCCGGAGACATTCTATTTTCTGGGCATGACGCTGTACTGCACGCGGAACCTGAAGGGTAACTTCAAGGTTGGCATGCGCACGGAGAAGTCGAGACTTCGACGGAGCGTCTCGTCGCTGCAGGCGCTGATGCGGGAAATGCGGCATCATACGATCAGGAAACAGGTCGGCGCGATTAACGCTGTCCTACGCGGCCACTATGCCTATTACGGTGTCGCCGGAAATTACCGGTCGCTCACCAAGGTCTATAGGGCTGGGGAGCGGTACTGGTTGAAGGTGCTGCGCAGCCGCAGCCGTGATGGTGGCCACCTCACCTGGGACGCCTTCCAGCAGATCAAGGAACGGACCCCGCTGCAGCAACCAAAGCTGCGGCTCCCATACCGGGCGCTGCGAGCACTTGCGGTGCTGTGAAACAACTGCCGAAGAGCGTGGTGCGGGAAATCTGCACGCCACGTTCTGTGGGAACCGGAGGTGGGTGACCGCCTCCGGTGACCCGGTGGCGTCCAGTAATGGGCGTCCCTACCGCGAAACGCGTATTGCCTCATCCAAGAGTGTTCCCAGAAAATAATGCCGTTGCCTCACTCGGATGTTCTCGAATGCCTCACGGGGACTCAGCGTCAATCAGGATCGCCGCGCTATAAATAGCCATATTGATCGGAAAGCCCGCTGTAGAATTTGGTACCGGGCTCGCTGCCATAATGGAGGTTGATGTCGCTGCGCCTTGCCGCCCGAGGCGGCGAATCTTCTTGTGGTTCACGACAATACCCTGCTGCCGCAGGGCCGCACCGACGCGGCGATAGCCGTAGAACTCGAACTCGTCGCAGATCGCGAACATCGCTTCGACGATCGCAGTGTCGTCGGCCGGCCTTTCTGGGTGGTCATAATAAGTGGAGCGCGCGATTCCCATCAGCCGGCATCCTTCCGCGACGGAGATGCCGCGGGGCCGGTGATGACGGACGTAGTCCCGCTTTTCGGCGGCGGTGCGTTTTTCAGAGGCCCCTTTAGAAACTCCAGTTCCAGAGCCTGCTTGCCGACTAGCCGCTCCAGCGCCGCGATCCGCGCCTCGTATTCCTGGAGGAGGTCAACGGCCTGCGCATCCTCGTCAAATGCACCTTCCTCGTACTTCTGAACCCAGATGCGGATAAGATTGCGCGACACGTCGTGGCGTTTTGCCAGACCATGCAGCGTTTCGCCGGCGAGAAATTCCTGCGCGACCTGACGTTTGAATTCGACGCTGTGACTGCGGTGCTTTGCCATGGGTCTTCTTTCCGAAAACCCGGTAGGCCGGTCAATTCCTCATCCCAATCTGTCCACCCCAAGGGGCGCACTCCAAGTGCCGAAGTAAAATTCCCCAATTGTGCCGCTCCGGATGACGAGGAGAGATGGCCATTTTTCGGTGGCCGGCCTCTTGGTTTCGGCGCCGGGGTGAAGTTTGGCGGATCCAGGAGGCGAACCGAGATCCCAGCTGGCTGAATGC harbors:
- a CDS encoding transposase — encoded protein: MAKHRSHSVEFKRQVAQEFLAGETLHGLAKRHDVSRNLIRIWVQKYEEGAFDEDAQAVDLLQEYEARIAALERLVGKQALELEFLKGPLKNAPPPKSGTTSVITGPAASPSRKDAG
- the ltrA gene encoding group II intron reverse transcriptase/maturase; translated protein: METELDRIEAKARCEPKLRFTSLAHHITRDRVQRNLTRVPNRSAVGVDRQTVEAAKESFGEWIEPMLQSIHRQGYRAPAVRRVYIPKPGKTEKRPLGVPTVSDRALQRSTAEVLSAIYEQDFLPCSFGGRPERSAHHALSTLNEVISGGMTGWVLEADLKNFFGSLSHEWMLRFIEHRVGDPRLISLIRRWLKAGVLEDGAVHPSDEGTTQGGSISVLLSNVYLHYVLDLWFERVVKTRLRGEARLVRYIDDFVICFQYRSDALRVEEALRHRLGKFGLTLEPTKTKLVEFGRFAQRHAGKHGRNRPETFYFLGMTLYCTRNLKGNFKVGMRTEKSRLRRSVSSLQALMREMRHHTIRKQVGAINAVLRGHYAYYGVAGNYRSLTKVYRAGERYWLKVLRSRSRDGGHLTWDAFQQIKERTPLQQPKLRLPYRALRALAVL